The Agrobacterium vitis genome includes the window CATGGCGACCAGCCAGAATATCGTCTTTAAAGCTTTTGCCGTCGCCTTCGTCTGGTGGTTCCGCGGCGTGCCGCTCATTGTCCAGATCTTCTTCTGGTTCAACATCGCGCTGTTCATTCCGATGGTGGGCGTCGGCCACTATTCCATCTCGATCAACGAACTCGTCACCCCAGCGCTGGCCGGCTTCCTGGCGCTCGGCTTGCATGAAGCCGCGAACATGAGCGAGATCACTCGCGGCGGATTGACCGCCGTCGATCGTGGCCAGCGCGAGGCGGCCTCGTCACTGGGCTTGCGCCCACTCCAGGCCCTTCGCACCGTCGTCCTGCCCCAGGCTATCCGGCTGATCGTACCGCCGACCGGGAACCAGGCGATCGGCATGCTGAAGGCGAGCGCCATTGTGTCCGTCATCGGCATGCAGGACCTGCTGACCCAGGCGCAGGCGATCTACGCGCGCAACTTCCTCGTCATCGAACTGCTGTGCGTTGCCTCGCTCTGGTACCTCCTCATCACGTCAATCGCATCGATCGGACAGCATTTTCTGGAAAAGCACCTCGCCCCGAAAGGCAGGACCGCCGGTACGCACAAAGGCGCGCCCAAACGCGCCTGACACATCTCCCGTTCAATCCATCAACCAACCAGGATCGCCATTGCAGCGCATCCGATCAGGAAACATCAAAGGAGCAGATCATGAGACTAGGCATTGACGGACAGAAGCTGCCCGAAGCCAGGAAGCGCGGGCCACTCAAAAGCCTGGACCACGTCAAGGAACTCGGCCTCGGCGGTATCTTCTTCAGCACGATCCTCGACATGAGCGAGACGCTGGACAAGGGCGCATTGGCCGAGATCCGCGCCAAGGCAGACAAACTCGGACTTTATCTCGAAGCCGGTGTTGGCAAGATCAATCCCTATTGCAGTGCCGAGGCACCGGAATTCCGGGCCATCGGCGATGGCGACGTTATCATTGGCTTCACCCGCATGATCGAAGCGAGTGCGGCCATCGGCTGCCGCGAGCTCTGGGTATCGCCGGGAAATTTCAAATCGGAATATCGCGGACGCCTGGCCAATGACCGCTTCCGTACCGACGTCACCTGGGACGAACAATTGCTGGCCATCGAAAAGGTACTGTTGAAGCTCGCCCCCGTGGCGCGCGCCAATGGCGTCCATCTCAACATGGAGACCCATGACGAGATCACCTCCTTCGAAATCCTCCGGCTGATCGAAAAGGTGGGTGAGGATTGCATGGGGGTGGTCTTCGACACCGCCAACGGCCTGCAACGGGCAGAACATCCGGTCTTTGCCGCAAAGCGCGTGGCGCCCTATGTCCGCCAGACCCATATCAAGGATGCCTATGTCGGCCATGCCACAGGGGGGCTCGATTTCCAGACCCGGCCGGTCGGCCGGGGCATCGTCGATTTCGCCACGATCATCCCCATCCTTGCCAAGGCCAATCCCGAACTGAACCTTTCCCTTGAAGTCGCCGCCTCCGTGGAGGACAAACCGCGCAAGGCCTATCCTCGCCAATGCATCGAGATCAACGACCCGATCTGGCGAGCCGGCCATCCCGACCTGACCGCGGAAGAACTTGAGGCCTATCTGGCACTGGTGGAAGGGTTCGAGAAGCGTGTTGCCACCGGCGAGATCCCGGACTGGGAGACCTATGAAGCCAGTCAGTATGGATACCCGACCTATGCGCAGCAGTCCTACGGCTACAGTGAAGCGTTAGAGTTTATCAAAACCTCCGCCCGCCACGTCGAAGGGGTCTGCAGAGAGAATGGAATTCCGCTCTCGACGCCTTCCACGAAACAGCGAGCCGCCTGACAGGCAGAGGTTCAACACCGGCTACATATGTCGCCGGTGCTCCTCAAAACATTGGGAAGATCTCGACTTTTGGCGCCAAGCGCATATACGCAGGAATATTCTCATGAAAATAATTAGGTTGCTTGATCTGAGGTGGAAACAGACATGAAGAAGACGACACGACGTCAAGGCGCAAAGACCGCACCGAAGGCAAACGGCCCGGTCGATGCGACCGAGAACGCCCATGACGACGTGACTGAACGCATCCGGATCACGCTCGCCACGGCGATCGGTGAAGGTGCGCTCAAGCCCGGCGTCAAGATCCTTGAGGACGCGATCGCCGACCACTTCGGCGTGAGTCGCACGGTCGTGCGTGGCGCTCTTGGCGTTCTGGAAAGCGACCATCTCCTGGAACGCAAGAAGAACCGCGGCACCTTCGTTGCCGAACCTGGCATCGAAGAGGCCAAGGCCTTGTTCGAGGCTCGTCGCAAGCTCGAGCACGTCATCCTGGAACTTGTCCTGGACCACGCGACCGCCGATCAGTTGGACGCACTTGAAAAACTGACCGACGAGGAAGAACACATCCATTACCATGGTGATGAGAAGTCGAAGACGGTGCTGTCAGGCAAGTTCCATGTCGTTCTGGCAGAGCTCGGTGGCAATGCCGTCCTGACGGAGGTGTTGTCGAAGATCGTCGCGCGCCTCTCGCTTGTCATGTCGCTCTACGAGGAGGAGCGGAAAGACGACTGCGGGGCTGATCACCACCGCCAGATTGTCGGCGCACTGAAAGCCAAGGACCTGCCAAAAGCGCAGCAGTTGATGGATCACCATTTGGCCGACATCGAGGGGCGCGTTCGGCTGACCGAGGGACAGGGCGATCGGCACACGTTCCTGGCCGTCTTAGAGAATTTTTCCTAACCAGTGGTCTTGAACGGTATCGAACTCTCGGCACTCTATTTGTCTTTGCTACTTCGAATTAAATCAACTGCTTTGCCTGCAAAGCGTGTACCGCCTATTCGCCAAACGGAAGCTCAATGTCTTCGCGGTTTTTCTTAGCGCCCTCGCTCAGGATCGTTTTGAACCGCTCGGCATCCGGTGCCGGCAGCATCCCTGCCCCGGTTCGAATACCTTCTTGCCACGCGGGCCCGCGCTCCCATGCTTCGTTGTAGACGAGTGCCAAGTCAGCCGATCGCCGTGTTTGCTGCAGGGCCTCAAAGAGCAGCGCAGCTTGACGAACGTCCTTCTCTCGCTTTGCCGACCCCTGCCCGTCAGTGTGCCGACGGCTGGCGACTATGAGCTTGTGGACCGCATACCGAGACGGATCGGGGACGACGACTGGGATGCCGCTTCGGTGGAGCAATATTGTCCTGACGGGCTCTCTAATAAGAAAGTCGAGAAAGCGTAGTGGGTCCGCGCTGGCGCCGCCAAGAGCAGGCATCTTCGCGGGCTGGTCGGTGAAGTCGTTCGAACCGCGGTTCGACGTCAGGAATTCGACCCTGTGGCCGTCGGCATTCTGAAATGCCGACGAGGCCGCGGATCCCGATCTATGAGGAACTGGCCTGAAGCTGGCGTCGACGCCCTGCAGCAACTCCACGATCGGAGGCAGACTGTCTTCAACCTCCCGACTGATGGCATAGTCCTGGGCGATGTCGGCATCGCCGGTCAGGATTGCAGCCATGGGAAGGCGTACGCCCAGCAATCCTGAATAACATTGGAAGGCCACCGTACCGATGAGAATACCGCGGAGTCGAAAGAGACCACCATCGGCAAGAGCTTCGACGATATCGCCCGACATAGCGTCGGGGGCGATCATCCCGCCTTCACGGGTCAGGGTATTTACTAAGCGCCTGCGAGCGCGTAAATCGTTCTTGTCCCGCTTATGATCAGCTACGCGTTGCGCGATATCCGGATCGTCAGCAGGACCTACGTAACGACGCTTCGTGCCACCGTGTCCATCTGGGATGTCGAAGTACCAATATTTGCGCCCCTTAATGTTGGCAGGGGTGAACCGACCGTCTGGAGGGAAATCGGCCGTCCAAGCGGCGTCTAGCGAGCGCTGACCTAGCTCGGCGAGCATAGTCTGATACATGAGGTCGATGGACTTCATAAGCTCAACTCCGAAGTTATACTGTTTTTCAAAAACAGTATAACGATCGAGAGGATAGGCAGCAAGATGGGATGCTAGCTCTATCACCTTGAAGGGATGTGAACCTTCGACCCCTTGTTTTCCTCTAAGCAGGATCGACAGTCTCAACAGACCGTCACACTTCGTGCGTCTGGTCTTGGAATGGCTTCACCGACAAGCAGACCGACAGAATTTCTGCTTCCTGTTCACCGATAAACTTGATGCCGAGATCGCACACAGAGCCAGGGAGAATGAAGTGGCGCGGCGCCTGATGACGGTTCCGGGCATCGGCCCACTGATTGCCACGGCGATCGCAGTCCTGGCTCCGCCGCCGCAGACTTTCCGTAAAGCACGCGACTTTGCAGCCTGGCTTGGCCTGACACCCCGGCAGCATTCCACCGGCGGCAAGCAACGGCTCGGGTCAACGACGAAGATGGGCGAGCGCTCTCTACGACGCCTGCTGATCATCGGGGCCAATAGTGTCATCATAAAGCGGCGCGTCCATGCCGAAGCGCGACCCGGCACTTGGTTGGGCGCAATGCTGACGCGCAAGCCGCCACTGCTGGTGCGGGTCGCACTGGCAAACAAAATGGCGCGGATCGTCTGGGCTTTGATGGTTCGAGGCGGCGTCTACCAGTCTCCGGCCGCAGCAGCGTAAGCGTCTTCGGTCGCGAGGGCGTCGGAGCAAAAGAGGGCAAGGAGTCGTTTGGCGCAACGGTCGTGAGACGGGATCGGGACAACCAGCTTGCAACAGAGTGCCTTTGAGCACGCGGCTCTGATGTGGACCCGATCTGCAAACACCATACGGGCCCGCGGCATGTTGATCGCCGCATCACAGGCCGGATACATGTCAGCACCCGACAACGCGTCAAAACAGGCTAAAATACCCTCTTGCGCATGGGGCGGTTATACATGTTGCAAAGATTTCAAATAGCAACGAAATTCACTAATGTACTTCGTCAAGCGGCCTGACTTTCGAGATTCTGGGCGAGCAGTGCCACGGCTTCAGTGAGAGCGCCCGGTCCGATACCAAAAGTCCGTTCAACGATGCGAGCTTCACCACGGATATCGCCGGTCAGGTTGAAAATCGCAGCCTGCCCCTTGCGTAAAGCCCGCATCACCTCGAATCCCTTGATCGTCGCATATGCCGTTTTCAGCGTCTTGAATCCTCTCACAGGTCTGATCAGCTGTTTCAGCTTACCATGATCGGCCTCGACAACGTTGTTCAGATACTTGACCTGCCGATGGACCAACTCTTTTGGGCATTTGCCATCGGCCTTCAGTTCTGCGATCGCGATCCCATAGGTTGGTGCCTTGTCGGTGTTGATGACCGTTGGCTTTTCCCAATCTTTCAGGCTGTTCAGCGCCTTGCCCAGGAATCTCTTGGCCGCTTTGGCATTGCGGGTCGGCGATAGATAGAAATCAATCGTGTTGCCGAACTTATCGACGGCCCGGTAAAGATAGGTCCACTTGCCGCGAACCTTCACATAGGTTTCGTCAACCCGCCAGCTCGTTGATTGGGGGCCGCCGCCAGTGCCAACGCCGCCGCTTCTCGATTTCCGGGGCATATTTCTGGACCCAGCGATAAATCGTGGAATGTGATCAACGGCGACGCCCCTTTCAGCCATCATCTGTTCAAGATCGCGGTAGCTCACCCCATAGCGGCAATACCAGCGAACTGCCCACAAGATCACCTCGCCCTGAAAATGACGCCACTTGAAATCGCTCATCAAAAGTCTCGCTGAAAACTATCTCCCCTATTTCCAGCACAAACGGAATCTTTGCGACAGAGCCGTATTTCCGGCCTTTGATGGTTACCACCATCTCATCGAGGTGCCATTTATCGGCAAAGCCGCCCTTTGAGCGCCGGCGAAGCAACGCAGCAAACTCGGAGCCAAATTTGGCGGCCCATTCCGATACTGTCTGGAACGAAACGTCAATACCGCGTTCGGCCAGCAAATCCTCGACATGCCGCAGGCTCAATGGAAACCGGAAGTACAGCTAAACCGCGTGAGCGATAATCTCGGCTGGAAAGCGGTGACGTTTGTAACGATAGGAGGCGAAGGTAGACGAAGAAATGTTCATGCCCACTGCTCTATCGTACAAAACTTAAGGCGAAACTGCCTCTCAGGGCGCAAGGCTTATACTATAGCCTGACTTGTATTCGATTGGCAGAAAAAGGCGATGATATTCCCTGAATGTCTCGTCTGGATCGAGATCGGCGAACAAATCCGGATGAAGCCATTTTGCGATTTGTTGTATGGCGATGAATTCATAAGGGCTGTTGTAGAACTGATGCCATATGCCATGGAAACTGCGGTTTTTGACCGCTTTGGTGCCAACATAGGCATTTCTTGTCGTGAACCATTCCAGTTTTCGTTCGGCTTCCTGTCTGTTGGCACCCGGCCCCAGGGGTATCCAGTGTCCACCCGGAACATAAGCTTCCCAATTGGCGCTCGTGACCACAACCTGATCCGGGTCGGCAGCAATCACCTGTTCCGGGTTCAATTGTCCGAAGGTTCCGGGAAGAAAATCACCGCCGATATTGTGCCCGCCGGCGATTTCGACATAGCGACCAAAATTCTCATTGCCAAAGGTGAGGCAGCAATCATCCGCATAACCGCCAATCCGCTCGACAAAGACATTCGGTCGTGCGGGCTTTTTTTGTTCGATCACATCCGTCACTTGCGACAATGCCTTTTTCCTGAAGGCAATAATTTCCTCGGCGCGCTTTTCACGTCCCATGATCTCGCCCAAAAGGCGGATTGTTGGTTCGGTATTGTGAAGGGGTTGATGCCGGAAATCGATATAAAGAACCGGTATTCCCAGTGATGCCAGCTTTTCGATATATTCGGACTCTTTGCTGGCGCGCTGGGTTTCGAGATTCAAAAGCACAACATCAGGCTTTTGAACAATGGCAGACTCAAGATCAATCAGACCTGCTTCCTTGCCGCCAAAGGTTGGCAGTTGGGCCAGTTTCGGAAACTTCGCGACATATTGGGCATAGGTTGCGGGGTCGGCTTCAATGAGGTCATTTTTCCATCCTGCCAGAAACGCCAGAGGATTCTCGGACTCCAATGACGCGACAAGATAGAGCTGCCGCCCTTCGCCCAACAACATGCGATGGACAGGAACAGGCAATGACACCTGCCGACCAGCAATATCTGTCACGGTGATATGACGCGGCGTTGTTGCTGCACTGGATGTTTGAGCCGCGGGCTCTTGTGCCAAAGCAGATGGCATCTGAGCTGCAAGGCACGACAGCAGAGCTACAAAGAATGTGATGGCTGGCTTTATCACAGTTTTATCCTATGCGGTTGGGTAAGGGGCCGCTTTTGAGCAAGAGCGACAGGCCGATAAAAAATGACAGGATGTAACACGCCGATACGAGGGGAAATGCGGCGTCCGCACCCCGAAGCTGCATTGATCCAACACCGGCTGCTATTCCCAAAATGGAAGCGATTTGCTGCCAGCTTTGCACACGGCCCAAAATTTCACCTTGCCGGTTGAAGGATGTGGCCTGGGAAAGGCGGGAGGTAAGAACCGGTGTAGTGCCACCAAGTAAAATGCCCCAGAGAAAGTACAATCCGGCAAAGACGGGAACGAGGGTTGTGTAGCCCGCTATCAACGTGATGCTGGCGCAGGCCAGAGCGATCGCGGTGTTTACCGCCAACACAAAGCCAAGGCTGCGCATTTTGAACAGACGCGCCCAGAGGGGGGCGCCAATCACAAAACCAAACGCCATGAGCCCGTAGCTGAGGCCAATAATCCAGTGGTTGGCTCCGAAAGCTTGGGTCATGTAGAGCGAAAACGGCACTTGCAGCACCATTCGGCTGGCCAACAATACGCAAATCAAAACCAGCAACCCGACGACTGGTGCAGAACTTTCTGGATGGCCCGGGGTGAGCGCGCTTGAAGCGGAGCGCGGTGCATTCTGTCTGATGGGCGGGATGGGCAATGTTGCCCAGGCAACAAGGGCACATAGACCACATACGGCCCCGGCCGTGATATTAACGGCCGCGAATGGCATTGCATCCAGAATGAGACCACCCGCAAATGCGCCGCCCAGCGAACCAACATTGGTCGCCACCTGCAACCAGGCGAACAGACTGGCGCGATCACGCCCGCTATTGACCTGCACGGCATAGGCTTGCGCGGGCGCAATATAGCCGGCGAAAGCCCCCTGTAAGAACCGCAGAAACAGGATGACCCAGACATCTTGGGCAAGCGCAATCAGAAGCTGGGTGATCGCCAACCCCGCCAAGGCCCGAACCATCATCAAGCGATTGCCATAGCGGTCACCCATACGCCCCCAGAATGCGCTGGTGAGGGAAATGCCAAGCATGGGGCAAATATAAACCCCGATACTTGCCAATCCGAACGCCGTATCCGACGGGCTGAGTACCCTGATCTGCAGCGGCCAGAAAGGACCGCTCATTTCCATGGCTCCCATG containing:
- a CDS encoding amino acid ABC transporter permease, yielding MSLFAQPVSMAIAPPVGKPIRWGQITSGTSVIFALVLFVITIGRNQTVQWGEIPRYMVDPVILDGVGLTLQLTAGAMVSGIAFGCIVAIMATSQNIVFKAFAVAFVWWFRGVPLIVQIFFWFNIALFIPMVGVGHYSISINELVTPALAGFLALGLHEAANMSEITRGGLTAVDRGQREAASSLGLRPLQALRTVVLPQAIRLIVPPTGNQAIGMLKASAIVSVIGMQDLLTQAQAIYARNFLVIELLCVASLWYLLITSIASIGQHFLEKHLAPKGRTAGTHKGAPKRA
- a CDS encoding sugar phosphate isomerase/epimerase family protein; its protein translation is MRLGIDGQKLPEARKRGPLKSLDHVKELGLGGIFFSTILDMSETLDKGALAEIRAKADKLGLYLEAGVGKINPYCSAEAPEFRAIGDGDVIIGFTRMIEASAAIGCRELWVSPGNFKSEYRGRLANDRFRTDVTWDEQLLAIEKVLLKLAPVARANGVHLNMETHDEITSFEILRLIEKVGEDCMGVVFDTANGLQRAEHPVFAAKRVAPYVRQTHIKDAYVGHATGGLDFQTRPVGRGIVDFATIIPILAKANPELNLSLEVAASVEDKPRKAYPRQCIEINDPIWRAGHPDLTAEELEAYLALVEGFEKRVATGEIPDWETYEASQYGYPTYAQQSYGYSEALEFIKTSARHVEGVCRENGIPLSTPSTKQRAA
- a CDS encoding GntR family transcriptional regulator; the encoded protein is MKKTTRRQGAKTAPKANGPVDATENAHDDVTERIRITLATAIGEGALKPGVKILEDAIADHFGVSRTVVRGALGVLESDHLLERKKNRGTFVAEPGIEEAKALFEARRKLEHVILELVLDHATADQLDALEKLTDEEEHIHYHGDEKSKTVLSGKFHVVLAELGGNAVLTEVLSKIVARLSLVMSLYEEERKDDCGADHHRQIVGALKAKDLPKAQQLMDHHLADIEGRVRLTEGQGDRHTFLAVLENFS
- a CDS encoding nucleotidyltransferase family protein yields the protein MKSIDLMYQTMLAELGQRSLDAAWTADFPPDGRFTPANIKGRKYWYFDIPDGHGGTKRRYVGPADDPDIAQRVADHKRDKNDLRARRRLVNTLTREGGMIAPDAMSGDIVEALADGGLFRLRGILIGTVAFQCYSGLLGVRLPMAAILTGDADIAQDYAISREVEDSLPPIVELLQGVDASFRPVPHRSGSAASSAFQNADGHRVEFLTSNRGSNDFTDQPAKMPALGGASADPLRFLDFLIREPVRTILLHRSGIPVVVPDPSRYAVHKLIVASRRHTDGQGSAKREKDVRQAALLFEALQQTRRSADLALVYNEAWERGPAWQEGIRTGAGMLPAPDAERFKTILSEGAKKNREDIELPFGE
- a CDS encoding IS6 family transposase, producing the protein MSDFKWRHFQGEVILWAVRWYCRYGVSYRDLEQMMAERGVAVDHIPRFIAGSRNMPRKSRSGGVGTGGGPQSTSWRVDETYVKVRGKWTYLYRAVDKFGNTIDFYLSPTRNAKAAKRFLGKALNSLKDWEKPTVINTDKAPTYGIAIAELKADGKCPKELVHRQVKYLNNVVEADHGKLKQLIRPVRGFKTLKTAYATIKGFEVMRALRKGQAAIFNLTGDIRGEARIVERTFGIGPGALTEAVALLAQNLESQAA
- a CDS encoding ABC transporter substrate-binding protein, with translation MPSALAQEPAAQTSSAATTPRHITVTDIAGRQVSLPVPVHRMLLGEGRQLYLVASLESENPLAFLAGWKNDLIEADPATYAQYVAKFPKLAQLPTFGGKEAGLIDLESAIVQKPDVVLLNLETQRASKESEYIEKLASLGIPVLYIDFRHQPLHNTEPTIRLLGEIMGREKRAEEIIAFRKKALSQVTDVIEQKKPARPNVFVERIGGYADDCCLTFGNENFGRYVEIAGGHNIGGDFLPGTFGQLNPEQVIAADPDQVVVTSANWEAYVPGGHWIPLGPGANRQEAERKLEWFTTRNAYVGTKAVKNRSFHGIWHQFYNSPYEFIAIQQIAKWLHPDLFADLDPDETFREYHRLFLPIEYKSGYSISLAP
- a CDS encoding MFS transporter — protein: MLNAFAMLRASTPVFLLLFALQFISMGAMEMSGPFWPLQIRVLSPSDTAFGLASIGVYICPMLGISLTSAFWGRMGDRYGNRLMMVRALAGLAITQLLIALAQDVWVILFLRFLQGAFAGYIAPAQAYAVQVNSGRDRASLFAWLQVATNVGSLGGAFAGGLILDAMPFAAVNITAGAVCGLCALVAWATLPIPPIRQNAPRSASSALTPGHPESSAPVVGLLVLICVLLASRMVLQVPFSLYMTQAFGANHWIIGLSYGLMAFGFVIGAPLWARLFKMRSLGFVLAVNTAIALACASITLIAGYTTLVPVFAGLYFLWGILLGGTTPVLTSRLSQATSFNRQGEILGRVQSWQQIASILGIAAGVGSMQLRGADAAFPLVSACYILSFFIGLSLLLKSGPLPNRIG